The following proteins come from a genomic window of Streptococcus oralis:
- the cpsC gene encoding capsular polysaccharide biosynthesis protein CpsC: MKEQNMMEIDVFQLLKILWKRKFLIALVAIVTGVVAFAYSSFIVKPEYTSTTRIYVVNRNQGDKSGLTNQDLQAGSYLVKDYREIILSQDVLEKVATDLKLDLPSKGLASKIKVTVPADTRIVSISVTDSAPEEASRIANSLREVAAQKIISVTRVSDVTTLEEARPATSPSSPNIRRNTMIGFLAGAVVMIVTVLLIELLDTRVKRPEDVEDVMQIALLGVVPNLDKLK, from the coding sequence ATGAAAGAACAAAACATGATGGAAATTGATGTATTTCAATTGCTTAAAATTCTTTGGAAACGGAAATTTCTAATTGCACTGGTAGCAATCGTAACTGGGGTAGTAGCCTTTGCCTACAGTAGCTTTATCGTAAAACCTGAATATACCAGTACGACACGTATCTATGTAGTTAATCGTAATCAGGGAGATAAGTCGGGACTGACAAACCAAGACTTGCAAGCAGGATCTTACTTGGTTAAAGACTATCGCGAAATTATTCTTTCGCAAGACGTTTTGGAGAAGGTCGCAACGGATTTGAAACTGGATCTTCCTTCAAAAGGTTTAGCTAGTAAAATCAAGGTGACCGTACCGGCTGATACACGTATCGTATCTATCTCTGTTACAGATAGTGCGCCTGAAGAAGCAAGTCGTATCGCCAACTCATTGAGAGAGGTTGCAGCTCAAAAGATTATTAGTGTTACACGGGTTTCAGATGTGACGACACTCGAAGAGGCTCGCCCAGCAACCTCACCATCTTCACCAAACATCCGTCGTAATACCATGATTGGATTTCTCGCTGGAGCGGTTGTGATGATTGTCACAGTTCTCCTTATTGAACTCCTAGACACACGCGTTAAACGACCAGAAGACGTTGAGGATGTTATGCAAATTGCATTATTAGGAGTTGTTCCAAATTTGGATAAATTAAAATAG
- the cps4B gene encoding capsular polysaccharide biosynthesis protein Cps4B: protein MIDIHSHIVFDVDDGPKSIEESKNLLREAYSQGVRTIVSTSHRRKGMFETPEEKIATNFLKVREMAKEVADDLVIAYGAEIYYTPDVVEKLEKKLIPTLNDSHYALIEFSMNTPYRDIHKGLSNILMLGITPVIAHIERYDALENNEKRVRELIDMGCYTQVNSSHVLKPKLFGETYKFMKKRAQYFLERDLVHVIASDMHNLDRRPPHMEEAYDIIAKKYGEDKAKELFKENPRKIIMDQLI from the coding sequence ATGATAGACATCCATTCACACATTGTTTTTGATGTGGATGATGGTCCAAAGTCGATAGAGGAGAGTAAAAACCTTTTAAGAGAAGCCTATAGTCAAGGGGTCAGGACCATTGTTTCAACGTCTCATCGTCGGAAAGGGATGTTTGAGACACCAGAAGAGAAAATAGCAACTAACTTTTTGAAAGTTCGCGAAATGGCCAAGGAGGTGGCAGATGATCTTGTCATCGCTTATGGTGCAGAAATATACTATACGCCAGATGTTGTCGAAAAATTGGAAAAGAAATTGATTCCAACCCTCAATGATAGTCACTATGCTTTGATTGAGTTTAGTATGAATACACCCTATCGAGATATACATAAAGGACTGAGCAATATTCTCATGTTAGGGATTACACCAGTTATTGCCCATATTGAGCGTTATGATGCTCTAGAAAATAATGAAAAGCGAGTTCGGGAACTGATTGATATGGGGTGCTATACCCAGGTCAATAGTTCTCATGTCTTGAAACCAAAACTCTTTGGAGAAACCTACAAATTCATGAAAAAGAGAGCTCAGTATTTCTTGGAACGTGATCTAGTTCATGTCATTGCTAGCGATATGCATAATTTGGATCGTAGACCACCTCATATGGAAGAAGCCTATGATATCATTGCTAAAAAGTATGGCGAAGATAAGGCCAAGGAACTCTTTAAAGAGAACCCACGAAAAATAATAATGGATCAATTGATTTAG
- a CDS encoding LCP family protein, protein MSRRSKRNRSGNVKRSINIALLAIYLLLSGSLLFLIFRHNILAFRHLNILATVLVLLSAIVALLLIVYKKAEKFTIFLLVLAVLTSSVSLFALHQFVGLTNHINATSNYSEYSMSVVVLKDSEINNVTQLESVTGPTETDNDNIQKLIADIKTTQSKDLAVEQSASYLAAYKSLISGDAKAIVLNSVFENIIEAEYPDYASKIKKIYTKKLTKDVAAPKVSKNQSFNIYISGIDTYGPISSVSRSDVNILMTVNRDTKKILLTTTPRDSYVPIADGGNNQKDKLTHAGIYGVDSSIHTLENLYGVDINYYVRLNFTSFLKLIDLLGGVDVYNDQDFTSLHGQYHFPVGNVHLDSEKALGFVRERYSLADGDRDRGRNQQKVIVAIIQKLTSTEALKKYDNIIQGLQDSLQTNMPLETMMDLVNTQLDSGGQYKVNSQDLKGTGRTDLPSYAMPDSNLYMMEIDESSLAAAKAAIKDVMEGK, encoded by the coding sequence ATGAGTAGACGTTCAAAGAGAAATCGTTCAGGAAATGTGAAACGAAGTATTAATATAGCTTTATTAGCCATTTATTTATTATTGAGTGGCTCTTTGTTGTTCTTAATTTTTAGACATAATATCCTAGCCTTTAGGCATCTCAATATCTTAGCTACTGTTCTAGTTTTACTATCTGCTATCGTAGCTCTACTTTTGATAGTATATAAGAAAGCCGAAAAGTTCACGATTTTCTTGTTGGTACTTGCGGTGTTGACTAGTTCGGTTTCGCTATTTGCTTTGCACCAATTTGTGGGCTTGACTAATCACATCAATGCGACATCAAACTACTCAGAATATTCGATGAGTGTTGTGGTTTTAAAAGATAGTGAAATCAACAACGTTACCCAGTTGGAAAGTGTAACAGGTCCGACTGAAACGGATAATGACAATATCCAAAAATTGATAGCGGATATTAAGACGACTCAGAGCAAAGACTTGGCGGTTGAACAAAGTGCATCTTACTTAGCAGCCTATAAGAGCTTGATTTCAGGTGATGCGAAAGCGATTGTCTTGAACAGTGTCTTTGAAAACATCATTGAAGCGGAGTATCCAGATTATGCTTCGAAGATTAAGAAAATCTATACGAAAAAACTAACCAAGGATGTTGCGGCACCAAAGGTATCTAAGAATCAATCCTTTAATATTTATATCAGTGGTATTGATACCTACGGTCCTATCAGTTCAGTTTCGCGTTCAGACGTCAACATCTTGATGACTGTAAATCGAGATACTAAGAAAATTCTTCTCACCACAACACCTCGAGATTCTTATGTTCCGATTGCGGACGGAGGAAATAATCAAAAGGATAAATTGACTCACGCGGGGATTTATGGAGTGGACTCATCAATTCATACCTTGGAAAACCTATATGGAGTTGATATTAACTACTATGTTCGTTTGAATTTCACCTCTTTCTTGAAATTGATTGATCTTCTAGGTGGTGTGGATGTTTATAATGACCAAGATTTCACTTCTTTGCATGGGCAGTACCATTTTCCTGTCGGGAATGTCCATCTAGACTCTGAAAAAGCCCTTGGTTTTGTCCGCGAACGCTACTCTCTAGCGGATGGAGACCGCGACCGCGGTCGGAACCAGCAAAAAGTCATTGTTGCCATCATTCAGAAGCTAACCTCGACAGAGGCTTTAAAAAAATATGACAACATTATTCAAGGATTGCAAGATTCTCTTCAAACCAATATGCCTTTGGAAACCATGATGGACTTGGTTAATACACAGTTGGATAGTGGTGGTCAGTATAAGGTCAATTCCCAAGACTTAAAAGGAACTGGTAGAACGGATCTTCCATCCTACGCTATGCCAGATAGCAACCTCTATATGATGGAAATTGATGAAAGTAGCTTGGCTGCAGCCAAGGCAGCTATCAAAGATGTGATGGAGGGGAAGTAG
- a CDS encoding peptide ABC transporter substrate-binding protein, producing the protein MMKMKKRLIGTGLVLATGILLSACGQFNTNTSTYSSTFSANPTTFNYLLDYYADNTAVITNLVDGLLENDSYGNLVPALAEDWSVSSDGLTYTYKLRKDAKWYTADGEEYASVKAQDFVTGIKYAADNKGQAMDLIQNSIKGLNDYVTGVTNDFSTVGVKALDDYTVEYTLTRPEPYWNSKTTNSILFPVNEEFLKSKDKDFGTLTPDSILYNGPYLLKDFTSKSSIEYVKNPHYYDHDKVTIEKVKLAYFDGSDQEMTIRNFESGAYSIAGVYPNSSNYAKTKEKYQDNIVYSLQDKTSWYFNFNVNRKTYNHTAKTTDEQKKSAQTAILNKNFRQAINFGIDRTAYSAQSNGEEAASKTLRNTLVPPTFVQVGDKTFGEVTASKLVNYGTEWSGINLADAQDAYFNKEKAQAKFAEAKKELEAQDVTFPIHLDVPVDQTNKNAVSGMNSVKQTLETVLGSDNIVIDVQQLSTDDFGNVAFLAPNPAARDYDLNFDGWVGDYQDPSTYLDPFNAETGFYLKIFGLDAKEDQELIKSLGLDTYTQLLKEADAENKDVAKRYEKYAEAQAWMIDNSLVMSAMSNGGTASVTKVTPFTRAYSLVGIKGDGNNYKYMRLQKDPVTKKQFDEAKAKWEAESKKAIEKSQKEFENHIK; encoded by the coding sequence ATGATGAAAATGAAAAAAAGACTAATCGGGACAGGTCTTGTCTTAGCGACAGGGATTTTGCTTTCGGCATGTGGACAGTTCAACACAAATACTAGCACTTATTCATCAACATTTAGTGCGAATCCAACAACTTTCAACTATCTTCTAGATTATTATGCAGATAACACTGCCGTTATTACCAATCTCGTAGATGGTCTGCTAGAAAATGATAGCTATGGGAACCTCGTGCCAGCTCTAGCGGAAGACTGGTCTGTTTCATCAGATGGTTTGACCTATACCTACAAGCTTAGAAAAGATGCCAAGTGGTATACGGCTGATGGTGAGGAATATGCTTCAGTCAAAGCTCAGGATTTTGTCACTGGGATCAAGTATGCTGCGGACAACAAGGGGCAAGCTATGGATCTGATCCAAAATTCAATCAAGGGATTGAATGACTATGTGACGGGTGTGACTAATGACTTTTCAACTGTTGGGGTCAAAGCCTTGGATGACTACACAGTCGAGTACACTTTGACTCGACCAGAACCGTATTGGAATTCAAAGACAACCAATAGTATTCTTTTCCCAGTCAACGAAGAGTTTTTGAAATCAAAGGATAAAGACTTTGGTACCTTGACACCAGACAGTATCCTTTATAATGGCCCGTATCTGTTAAAAGATTTCACATCAAAATCTTCAATCGAGTATGTGAAGAATCCACACTATTATGACCATGATAAAGTAACTATTGAAAAAGTTAAGTTAGCCTACTTTGATGGGTCAGATCAGGAGATGACGATTCGAAACTTTGAAAGTGGTGCTTACTCGATTGCAGGAGTCTATCCAAATAGTTCGAACTATGCCAAGACAAAAGAAAAATACCAAGACAATATTGTCTATAGCTTACAAGACAAGACATCTTGGTACTTTAACTTTAACGTCAACCGCAAAACCTATAATCATACCGCTAAAACAACGGACGAACAAAAGAAATCAGCTCAAACAGCTATCTTAAATAAAAATTTCCGTCAGGCTATCAACTTTGGTATTGATCGAACAGCCTACTCTGCTCAATCTAACGGTGAAGAAGCAGCGAGCAAAACCCTTCGTAATACTCTGGTTCCCCCAACATTTGTTCAGGTGGGAGATAAGACCTTTGGAGAAGTAACAGCTTCTAAGCTTGTGAACTACGGAACTGAGTGGTCAGGTATCAATTTGGCAGACGCTCAAGATGCTTACTTTAACAAGGAAAAGGCCCAAGCAAAATTTGCGGAAGCTAAAAAGGAATTGGAAGCTCAAGACGTGACTTTCCCAATCCATTTGGATGTCCCTGTTGATCAGACAAATAAAAATGCGGTTTCTGGTATGAACTCGGTTAAACAAACCCTTGAAACAGTACTAGGTTCTGACAATATCGTCATTGATGTTCAACAGCTTTCTACAGATGACTTTGGAAATGTTGCCTTCCTAGCGCCAAATCCAGCAGCTCGTGACTACGATCTAAACTTTGATGGTTGGGTTGGTGATTACCAGGATCCATCAACTTATCTAGATCCCTTCAATGCTGAAACCGGCTTCTATCTCAAGATTTTTGGCCTTGATGCCAAGGAAGACCAAGAGCTCATCAAGAGTTTGGGGCTCGATACCTATACACAACTCCTGAAAGAAGCAGATGCCGAGAACAAAGATGTCGCTAAGCGTTATGAAAAATACGCTGAAGCCCAAGCTTGGATGATTGACAATTCTCTAGTCATGTCTGCTATGTCAAATGGTGGTACAGCCTCTGTAACCAAAGTAACTCCGTTTACACGTGCCTACTCCCTAGTGGGTATCAAGGGTGACGGAAATAATTATAAGTACATGAGACTGCAAAAAGACCCTGTTACCAAGAAACAATTTGACGAAGCCAAGGCTAAGTGGGAAGCAGAAAGTAAAAAGGCTATTGAAAAGAGCCAAAAAGAGTTTGAAAATCATATCAAATAA
- a CDS encoding peptide ABC transporter substrate-binding protein, with protein MRSKKWLLGAGAVLSAALLLTACGQSEKKADAPKTFSYVYAIDPSSLDYSVTSKSSTSDVIANVVDGLLENDKYGNLIPSLAEDWSVSKDGLTYTYKLRKGVKWYTSEGEEYAEVKAQDFVTGLKHAADGKSDGLSLLQDSIKGLAAYISGESNDFSTVGVKAVDDYTVEYTLNKPESFWNSKVTTATMLPVNEEFLNSKGSDYGAPTPSSILYNGPYLLKSLTSKSVIEYEKNPNYWDKDNVKIDNIKLTFYDGSDQESLIRSFTQGAYTTARLFPTSSNFESTKKEYGDKIVYSPQEATSYYLTVNVNRQSYNKTAKTDEAQKTSTKEALLNKNFRQALNFALDRHSYTAQLNGEEGADKIIRNSLVPHDYVQVGEKTFGELAQAELVSYGDQWKDVALTDGKDTIYSPEKAKAAFAKAKAELQAKGVTFPIRLDVPVEQTDVIAVQQTNSLKQSIESTLGTENVIVDVLQMTDNEKMSITSQAKVPAQKDYDLNGTGWGPDYQDPATYLNILDAKKGSALKHLGITRGKDPEVMAQVGLDEYKKLLDDAAAETSDLNKRYEKYAKAQAWVSDSSLLIPVASSGGSPTVSRTVPFTKAYSQVGIKGDPFVFKGLELQNDVVTAKEYEEAFKKWQQEKIETNAKYQKELEKHVK; from the coding sequence ATGAGATCGAAAAAGTGGCTCTTAGGAGCAGGTGCTGTTTTGAGTGCGGCCCTTCTGTTAACCGCTTGTGGGCAAAGCGAAAAAAAGGCTGATGCTCCCAAGACATTTTCTTATGTCTATGCAATAGATCCATCATCTTTGGACTACAGCGTGACGAGCAAGAGCTCAACTTCTGACGTTATAGCCAACGTTGTCGATGGCCTCTTGGAAAATGATAAATACGGGAACTTGATTCCGTCGCTTGCAGAAGACTGGTCCGTTTCTAAAGATGGATTGACCTATACCTACAAACTTCGTAAGGGTGTGAAATGGTATACTTCTGAGGGAGAAGAATACGCTGAAGTCAAGGCTCAAGACTTTGTTACAGGTCTGAAACACGCAGCTGACGGTAAATCAGACGGCTTATCCCTCCTTCAAGACTCTATCAAAGGTTTGGCTGCCTACATCAGTGGAGAAAGCAATGACTTTTCTACTGTAGGAGTCAAGGCTGTTGATGATTACACGGTTGAATACACGCTTAACAAACCAGAAAGCTTCTGGAACTCTAAAGTCACAACTGCTACCATGCTTCCAGTTAATGAAGAATTCTTGAATTCTAAAGGGAGCGACTACGGTGCGCCAACACCATCAAGCATCCTTTATAACGGTCCTTACCTTTTGAAATCCTTGACTTCAAAATCAGTCATCGAATATGAAAAGAATCCAAACTACTGGGACAAGGACAATGTTAAGATTGACAACATCAAACTAACCTTCTATGATGGTTCCGACCAAGAATCCTTGATTCGTAGCTTTACACAAGGTGCCTATACAACAGCTCGTCTGTTCCCAACAAGCTCAAACTTTGAATCAACTAAAAAAGAGTACGGCGATAAGATTGTCTACAGTCCACAAGAAGCGACAAGCTACTACCTCACTGTTAACGTAAACCGCCAGTCTTACAATAAAACAGCTAAAACAGACGAGGCTCAAAAAACATCAACAAAAGAAGCTCTTCTCAACAAGAACTTCCGTCAGGCACTGAACTTTGCCCTTGACCGTCACTCTTACACTGCTCAGTTGAATGGTGAAGAAGGTGCGGACAAGATTATCCGTAATAGCCTAGTACCTCATGACTACGTTCAAGTAGGAGAAAAAACTTTTGGAGAGTTGGCGCAGGCAGAGCTTGTTTCATATGGAGACCAGTGGAAAGATGTAGCCCTTACAGATGGCAAGGATACGATTTACAGTCCTGAAAAAGCCAAGGCAGCTTTTGCGAAAGCTAAAGCAGAATTGCAGGCCAAGGGTGTCACCTTCCCAATTCGTTTGGATGTTCCAGTTGAACAAACGGATGTCATTGCCGTTCAACAAACCAACTCACTCAAGCAGTCTATCGAGTCAACACTTGGTACAGAGAATGTCATTGTCGATGTCCTTCAAATGACAGATAATGAAAAAATGAGCATTACGTCTCAAGCTAAGGTTCCAGCACAAAAAGACTACGACTTGAATGGAACTGGTTGGGGACCCGACTATCAAGACCCAGCTACCTACCTAAATATTCTTGATGCTAAGAAGGGTTCTGCTCTTAAACACTTGGGAATCACTCGCGGAAAAGATCCAGAAGTGATGGCTCAAGTTGGACTGGACGAATACAAGAAACTCTTGGATGATGCTGCAGCTGAAACCAGCGACCTCAATAAGCGTTACGAAAAATACGCTAAAGCTCAAGCTTGGGTGTCTGATAGCTCGCTCTTGATTCCAGTTGCTTCTTCAGGTGGTTCTCCAACTGTTAGCCGAACTGTACCATTCACAAAAGCATACTCTCAAGTCGGAATCAAGGGAGACCCATTTGTGTTCAAAGGTTTGGAATTGCAAAATGACGTCGTGACTGCAAAAGAATACGAAGAAGCCTTCAAGAAATGGCAACAAGAAAAAATCGAAACAAATGCCAAATACCAAAAAGAACTTGAAAAACACGTCAAGTAA
- a CDS encoding glycoside hydrolase family 13 protein, with product MQEKWWHNAVVYQVYPKSFMDSNGDGIGDLPGITSKLDYLAKLGITAIWLSPVYDSPMDDNGYDIADYQTIAAIFGTMEDMDQLITEAKKRDIRIIMDLVVNHTSDEHAWFVEACENPDSPERDYYIWRDEPNDLESIFSGSAWEYDEKSGQYYLHFFSKKQPDLNWENEKLRQKIYEMMNFWIDKGIGGFRMDVIDMIGKIPDEKVVNNGPMLHPYLKEMNQATFGDKDLLTVGETWGATPEIAKLYSDPKGQELSMVFQFEHICLQYQEGQPKWHYQKELNVGKLKEIFNKWQTELGVEDGWNSLFWNNHDLPRIVSIWGNDHEYREKSAKAFAILLHLMRGTPYIYQGEEIGMTNYPFETLDQVEDIESLNYAREALKKSVPLEEIMDSIRVIGRDNARTPMQWDESKNAGFSTGQPWLAVNPNYEEINVQEALANPESIFYTYQKLVQIRKENSWLIRADFELLDTADKVFAYIRKDGDRRFLVVANLSNEKQDFSVGGRVKSILIENTTAKEALEKQVLAPWDAFCLEMTD from the coding sequence ATGCAAGAAAAATGGTGGCACAATGCCGTAGTCTATCAAGTCTATCCAAAGAGTTTTATGGATAGCAATGGAGATGGAATTGGTGATTTGCCAGGAATTACTAGTAAGTTGGACTATCTAGCTAAGTTAGGAATCACAGCGATTTGGCTTTCTCCCGTTTATGACAGTCCTATGGATGATAATGGCTATGATATTGCTGATTATCAAACAATTGCAGCTATTTTCGGGACTATGGAGGATATGGACCAACTCATCACAGAAGCTAAGAAGCGTGATATCCGAATTATCATGGACTTGGTGGTCAATCATACCTCAGATGAACACGCATGGTTTGTCGAGGCTTGTGAAAATCCTGATAGCCCTGAGCGTGACTACTATATCTGGCGAGATGAGCCTAATGATTTGGAGTCTATCTTTAGTGGGTCTGCTTGGGAATACGATGAAAAATCAGGTCAATACTATCTTCACTTTTTCAGCAAGAAACAGCCTGATCTCAACTGGGAGAATGAAAAACTTCGCCAGAAAATTTATGAGATGATGAACTTCTGGATTGATAAAGGTATTGGTGGTTTCCGTATGGATGTCATTGACATGATTGGGAAAATTCCTGATGAGAAGGTAGTCAATAATGGTCCCATGCTCCATCCCTATCTCAAGGAAATGAATCAGGCGACCTTTGGAGATAAAGATCTATTGACAGTAGGAGAGACCTGGGGAGCAACGCCAGAGATTGCTAAGCTCTACTCGGATCCAAAAGGACAAGAGTTGTCTATGGTCTTCCAGTTTGAACACATCTGTCTTCAGTATCAGGAAGGGCAACCTAAGTGGCACTACCAAAAAGAGTTAAATGTAGGGAAGTTAAAAGAGATTTTTAACAAATGGCAGACAGAGTTAGGAGTTGAAGACGGCTGGAATTCCCTCTTCTGGAATAACCATGACCTCCCTCGTATCGTCTCTATCTGGGGAAATGACCACGAATACCGTGAAAAATCTGCTAAAGCCTTTGCGATTTTGCTTCATCTCATGAGAGGAACTCCCTATATCTACCAGGGTGAGGAGATTGGGATGACCAACTATCCATTTGAAACACTGGATCAAGTAGAAGATATTGAATCCCTCAACTATGCGCGTGAGGCTCTTAAAAAAAGTGTTCCGCTAGAGGAAATTATGGACAGTATCCGTGTCATCGGACGTGATAATGCCCGTACCCCGATGCAATGGGATGAGAGTAAAAATGCTGGTTTCTCAACAGGTCAACCTTGGTTGGCAGTTAATCCAAACTATGAAGAAATCAACGTTCAGGAAGCATTGGCAAATCCAGAATCTATTTTCTATACTTATCAAAAACTCGTTCAAATCCGTAAGGAGAACAGCTGGCTGATTCGAGCTGATTTTGAATTGCTTGATACGGCTGATAAGGTCTTTGCCTATATTCGTAAAGATGGCGACCGACGTTTCTTAGTTGTGGCTAACTTGTCCAATGAAAAACAAGATTTTTCGGTAGGAGGAAGAGTTAAGTCAATCTTGATTGAAAACACTACTGCTAAAGAAGCGCTTGAGAAACAGGTCTTGGCTCCATGGGATGCTTTCTGTTTGGAAATGACTGACTAA
- a CDS encoding DUF1846 domain-containing protein: MKKQAFSSEQYLNLQRDHILERINQFDGKLYLEFGGKMLEDFHAARVLPGYEPDNKIKLLQELKEQVEVVIAINASNIEHSKARGDLGISYDQEVLRLIDKFNELGIFVGSVVITQYAGQPAADAFRNQLDKNGIDSYLHYPIKGYPTDMDHIISPEGMGKNDYIKTSRNLIVVTAPGPGSGKLATCMSNMYHDQLNGIKSGYAKFETFPVWNLPLHHPVNLAYEAATADLDDVNMIDPFHLQTYGETTVNYNRDIEIFPVLKRMLERILGESPYASPTDMGVNMVGFAITDNGAAIEASKQEIIRRYYQTVLDFKAEKVGETAVKKIELLMNDLGITPADRKVAVAARQKAEETGGPALALELPNGEIVTGKNSELFGPTAAALINAIKKSADIAKEVKLIEPEVVKPIQGLKINHLGSRNPRLHSNEILIALAITAMENPDAARAMEELGNLKGSEAHSTIILTDEDKNVLRKLGINVTFDPFYQYDRLYRK; the protein is encoded by the coding sequence ATGAAAAAACAAGCTTTTAGTTCTGAACAATATTTGAATCTACAACGCGACCATATCTTGGAGCGCATTAACCAATTTGACGGCAAGCTTTACCTAGAGTTTGGTGGCAAAATGTTAGAAGATTTCCACGCTGCTCGTGTCCTTCCTGGTTATGAGCCTGACAACAAAATCAAGCTCTTGCAAGAATTGAAAGAGCAGGTTGAGGTTGTGATTGCTATTAACGCTAGCAATATCGAGCATTCTAAAGCACGTGGCGACCTAGGCATTTCTTATGACCAAGAAGTTCTTCGCTTGATTGACAAATTCAATGAGCTGGGAATTTTTGTTGGTTCGGTTGTCATCACACAATACGCTGGCCAACCTGCTGCAGATGCCTTCCGCAACCAGTTAGATAAAAACGGGATTGATTCCTATCTTCATTATCCAATCAAAGGATACCCGACGGATATGGACCACATCATTTCTCCAGAAGGTATGGGGAAAAACGACTACATCAAAACCAGTCGCAACTTGATTGTCGTAACGGCTCCTGGACCTGGTTCTGGAAAATTGGCTACTTGTATGTCCAATATGTACCATGACCAACTCAATGGCATCAAGTCTGGTTACGCTAAGTTTGAAACCTTCCCAGTTTGGAACCTGCCCCTTCATCACCCTGTCAACTTGGCCTATGAGGCTGCCACAGCAGACCTTGATGATGTCAACATGATAGATCCTTTCCATCTCCAAACCTATGGAGAAACCACTGTCAACTACAACCGTGATATCGAAATTTTCCCAGTGCTCAAACGTATGTTGGAACGCATTCTCGGTGAATCTCCATACGCTTCACCAACAGACATGGGTGTCAACATGGTTGGCTTCGCTATTACAGATAATGGGGCTGCTATCGAAGCTTCTAAACAAGAAATCATCCGTCGCTACTATCAAACTGTTCTTGATTTTAAAGCTGAAAAAGTCGGAGAAACTGCTGTCAAGAAGATTGAACTTCTCATGAACGACCTCGGCATCACACCTGCAGACCGTAAGGTTGCTGTCGCTGCACGCCAAAAAGCAGAAGAAACTGGTGGCCCTGCCCTAGCCCTTGAATTGCCAAATGGGGAAATCGTAACTGGTAAAAACTCTGAACTCTTTGGCCCTACAGCAGCTGCCTTGATCAACGCCATCAAGAAATCTGCTGATATTGCTAAAGAAGTAAAACTAATCGAACCCGAAGTTGTTAAGCCAATCCAAGGTCTTAAAATCAACCATCTAGGTAGCCGTAATCCGCGCCTGCATTCAAATGAAATTTTGATTGCTCTCGCTATCACCGCTATGGAAAATCCTGACGCTGCGCGTGCCATGGAGGAACTTGGTAATCTCAAAGGAAGCGAAGCCCACTCAACCATCATTTTGACCGATGAAGACAAGAATGTCCTTCGCA